A single Perognathus longimembris pacificus isolate PPM17 chromosome 17, ASM2315922v1, whole genome shotgun sequence DNA region contains:
- the Gid4 gene encoding glucose-induced degradation protein 4 homolog isoform X1: MPVRTECPPPAGASAASAASLIPPPPINTQQPGVATSLLYSGSKFRGHQKSKGNSYDVEVVLQHVDTGNSYLCGYLKIKGLTEEYPTLTTFFEGEIISRKHPFLTRKWDADEDVDRKHWGKFLAFYQYAKSFNSDDFDYEELKNGDYVFMRWKEQFLVPDHTIKDISGASFAGFYYICFQKSAASIEGYYYHRSSEWYQSLNLTHVPEHSAPIYEFR, encoded by the exons ATGCCGGTCCGCACCGAGTGTCCCCCGCCGGCCGGTGCCTCGGCTGCCTCCGCGGCCTCTCTCATCCCGCCGCCGCCTATCAACACCCAGCAGCCCGGCGTGGCCACCAGCTTGCTCTACAGCGGCTCCAAGTTCCGCGGCCACCAGAAGAGCAAGGGGAACTCATACGACGTAGAGGTGGTGCTGCAG CATGTGGACACGGGAAACTCTTACCTTTGTGGGTATCTGAAGATTAAAGGCCTTACTGAG GAGTATCCAACCCTTACAACCTTTTTTGAAGGAGAAATAATCAGCAGAAAACATCCTTTCTTAACTCGCAAGTGGGATGCGGATGAAGATGTTGATCGGAAGCACTGG gGCAAGTTTCTGGCTTTTTATCAGTATGCAAAATCATTTAATTCAGATGACTTTGACTATGAAGAACTAAAGAATGGGGATTATGTCTTCATGAGGTGGAAG GAGCAGTTCTTGGTCCCAGACCATACAATCAAAGACATCAGTGGTGCTTCCTTTGCCGGGTTCTATTATATCTGCTTTCAGAAGTCAGCAGCCTCTATAGAGGGCTACTACTACCATCGGAGTTCAGAATG GTATCAGTCCCTCAACCTGACCCATGTTCCTGAACACAGTGCACCCATCTATGAGTTCCGGTGA
- the Gid4 gene encoding glucose-induced degradation protein 4 homolog isoform X2, translating into MECSPASGLVSCSCVRAPPPPPGCHAMECSPTSGFHVDTGNSYLCGYLKIKGLTEEYPTLTTFFEGEIISRKHPFLTRKWDADEDVDRKHWGKFLAFYQYAKSFNSDDFDYEELKNGDYVFMRWKEQFLVPDHTIKDISGASFAGFYYICFQKSAASIEGYYYHRSSEWYQSLNLTHVPEHSAPIYEFR; encoded by the exons atggAATGCAGCCCTGCATCTGGATTGGTGAGCTGCTCTTGTGTaagggccccccctcccccccccggctgTCATGCCATGGAATGCAGCCCTACATCTGGATTT CATGTGGACACGGGAAACTCTTACCTTTGTGGGTATCTGAAGATTAAAGGCCTTACTGAG GAGTATCCAACCCTTACAACCTTTTTTGAAGGAGAAATAATCAGCAGAAAACATCCTTTCTTAACTCGCAAGTGGGATGCGGATGAAGATGTTGATCGGAAGCACTGG gGCAAGTTTCTGGCTTTTTATCAGTATGCAAAATCATTTAATTCAGATGACTTTGACTATGAAGAACTAAAGAATGGGGATTATGTCTTCATGAGGTGGAAG GAGCAGTTCTTGGTCCCAGACCATACAATCAAAGACATCAGTGGTGCTTCCTTTGCCGGGTTCTATTATATCTGCTTTCAGAAGTCAGCAGCCTCTATAGAGGGCTACTACTACCATCGGAGTTCAGAATG GTATCAGTCCCTCAACCTGACCCATGTTCCTGAACACAGTGCACCCATCTATGAGTTCCGGTGA
- the Gid4 gene encoding glucose-induced degradation protein 4 homolog isoform X3: MPVRTECPPPAGASAASAASLIPPPPINTQQPGVATSLLYSGSKFRGHQKSKGNSYDVEVVLQHVDTGNSYLCGYLKIKGLTEEYPTLTTFFEGEIISRKHPFLTRKWDADEDVDRKHWEQFLVPDHTIKDISGASFAGFYYICFQKSAASIEGYYYHRSSEWYQSLNLTHVPEHSAPIYEFR; this comes from the exons ATGCCGGTCCGCACCGAGTGTCCCCCGCCGGCCGGTGCCTCGGCTGCCTCCGCGGCCTCTCTCATCCCGCCGCCGCCTATCAACACCCAGCAGCCCGGCGTGGCCACCAGCTTGCTCTACAGCGGCTCCAAGTTCCGCGGCCACCAGAAGAGCAAGGGGAACTCATACGACGTAGAGGTGGTGCTGCAG CATGTGGACACGGGAAACTCTTACCTTTGTGGGTATCTGAAGATTAAAGGCCTTACTGAG GAGTATCCAACCCTTACAACCTTTTTTGAAGGAGAAATAATCAGCAGAAAACATCCTTTCTTAACTCGCAAGTGGGATGCGGATGAAGATGTTGATCGGAAGCACTGG GAGCAGTTCTTGGTCCCAGACCATACAATCAAAGACATCAGTGGTGCTTCCTTTGCCGGGTTCTATTATATCTGCTTTCAGAAGTCAGCAGCCTCTATAGAGGGCTACTACTACCATCGGAGTTCAGAATG GTATCAGTCCCTCAACCTGACCCATGTTCCTGAACACAGTGCACCCATCTATGAGTTCCGGTGA